In Bradyrhizobium sp. 170, the DNA window TTGCCGTCGTGATAATTCCATGCGGTGCCCGGCGTTGACTCCAGCGGCATGCTCTCCGCATAGGCCGCCATATCGGGTTCCATGAACTTCATCCGGTTGACAGGCTCCAGCGCGGACGCCAGCGACGCCTGCAACGAGCTGCCGAGCGCCAGTCCTGCCGTGTGGCGGATCAGATGATCGAGCGTGATGGCCCGCCTTGGATCGCCGGTGCCCTGCCAGGTCACAATCGGCACCGGCTCGTGCAGGTTCAGCGCCCCCTTGCGCACGAGGATGCCGGCGAGCGCCGAGATGACCGATTTGGTGGCGGAGAATCCGAGCAGCGGCGTATCGATGCTGATACCGTCGGCATAACGCTCGGCAACGACGCGCCCGTCCTTCATGACCACGATCGCCCGCGTGTGGCGAGGCGTCGACTTGTCCGGCTCGGCAAAGGCGCGGTCGAGCGCGGTAGCCAGTTGCGGCGTTTGCGGCGCGACGATCGAGGGGCCGGCGATGTCAGGCAGCAGCGCCGCCTTTGCATCGGGCGCTGGCACCGAAATGTCGGCGACTGCACCGCCGTGATCGAGATAGCAGCCGAGACCTTCGCCGCGGTAGACGGCGTGGCTTCGGCCCAGGCCGAACAGCGTCACCGTGACGTCCTTGCGCGCGCGATCGACGCGATAGTCGAGCGCCCAGGAGATCAGCCCGACGCCCGGCATCACCGAAGTGGTCTCGGCGAACACGCGCGCGGGGTCGAGGCCGGAGGCGAAGGTCTCGGTGCAGACCACGTTGGCGACGAAGCCGGTCGCGACTTTTGGCACGTCGCGGGCGCGGGCGGCCGTTAGCGCGAGCACGCTCAGCGCAGTGGTGCTGGCGAGGATGAGGATGAGATTTCGTCGTTTCACAGGGGGCCTCCGGCATGACGCATCAGCGCGTGCCGGACACGATGGCGAAGCGGCCACCGCCTGCTCGCCGGATTTGGAATTCGCGCTGGCCGAAAAGCTCGACGCACCTCGCCGATTTCAGAATTATTCAACAATAACTATTGGATGAATATCAGGCCGCCGTTGCCTTGAGCCGGCGATATTCGGTCGGCGTGACGCCGGTGGTCGCCTTGAAGGCGCGATTGAAGGGCCCAAGCGACTGGAAGCCGGCATCCATCGCAATCGTAATCACAGGCACTTCGGCCTGGCTCGGATCGGCGAGCGCGGCCTTGGCTTCGGCGATCCGGTGCTCGTTGAGAAAGACATTGAAATTGCGGTAGCCGAGCCGCTGGTTGATCAGCCGCCGCAATCTGTACTCGGGAATGGAAAGTTTTGTCGCCAGCGTGCCGATGCTGACATTGTCGTGCCGGTAGATCCGCTCATCCGCCATCAACCGCATCAGCGCGCCGACCAGCTTTTGATCCGCCGTGCCCTGCTCCTGCGCCGCGACCGCCTCGCTCGCGACGTTGGCCGCAGGCGCCGCAAACAGTTCGGCGCCATCGACGCGCATCATCGCATAGCTGATCGCGGCAACGATCAGGACCAGCACAGCGCTGTTGATGGCATTCGCGACGTCCGAGGCGCCATTGCTGGAGATCGCGATCTGCGAAATCGCGTTCATGCAGCCGTAAAGCGCCGCGGCGCCGACGATGAAGACCCGGGCGCGGCGGCGGCCTTCGACGAGGTCGGCCGACCAGGAGGCGAGTGTTTGCCCGACCGCGAGCAGAATAAAGCCGAGCGCGAGCACATTGATCGCGATGATGGAAATCCGCGCGTTGCCGCTGGGCGCGATCCACATGCAATTGACGAAGCTGAACGCCGCCACCGCCGCCCAGATCAATGCATGCCACCAGCGCAATTTGATGGAATCATCGAACAGCGCGCGTGTGAACAGCCAGAGCACCACGACATTGCCGGTCGACAGCGCGATCAGCGGCGCATGCGCGACCGAAATCGGCGTGGTCGCGCCGATTCCTGAGGTCACGGCATGCGCGGCCGAGCCCAGCGCAAGCGCGATCGCCAGCCGCCCGGTGACGACGTTGCGAAAATCGCGCAACAGCGATGCTGACAGCACCAGCAGCAGGGCCACCGTGCCGGCGCGCAAGGCAAGGTCGAGGGCAAAAAGCGACATCAATTTTGGCTGCTCCACGTCTCCCGCCGCGTCACCCATAATTCAACGGCATGGCTGAGTAACATCGTCTCGCCCTCCGGCTGCGCGCCGAGCCGCCGCGCTACGGCTTGAGAGGCCGTGTTCTCGCGATCGATGCAGTGGATGATCCTGTCCAATTCGAACGTCGCAAACGACCAGTCGATCGCGGCCCGCGCCGCTTCGACGGCATAGCCCTTGCCACGGAATTCCGTTGCCACACCCCAGCCGACCTCAAACCCCGGCCAGACCGGCGGATAGAAAGGGCCGACGCGTCCGACGAACGTGCCGCTTGCCTTCTCTTCGACCACGAACATGCCGAAGCCATGCAGCACCCAATGTCCCGCCATGATCGCGGCGTTGCGCCAGCCGGCCATCGGCTCCGTCACAGGCTTGCGGTCCGCGGTAATGAAGCGCGCGCTGAGGGGATCGCCGAGCATCATTGTGTTCGCAGTAACGTCCGAGGCGCGCCATTGCCGGAGGATGAGACGCTCGGTCTCGATCCCCGGCCAGTCCGGCTGCGGCAGCGTGGCACCCTTCTTCAGCGACGGCATCACTCTTTTGTCATCCTCCGGGGAGCGTCACAGGACGCATCTTATAATGCATGCTAAGCTCGCGGCAAAACTTGGAGTGCAGGAAAATGAGCTGGCAACCCTCCAACGATCCCGTGCTCGGCGATCCCAAAACCTGCGATGCGCTCGAGCTCATCATCGTGCCCCGCACCCGCGATCTCGGCGATGGATTTGCGGTGCGCCGCGCGCTGCCGCATGGCAAGCGGCAGATGGTCGGGCCCTTCATCTTCTTCGATCATTTCGGGCCGATGCAGTTCATCGCCGGCAAGGGCATGGACGTGCGCCCGCATCCGCATATCGGGCTTGCCACCGTGACCTATCTGTTCGACGGCTCGATCATGCATCGCGACAGCGAGGGTAACATCCAGGAGATCCAGCCCGGCGCGATGAACCTGATGACCGCCGGGCGCGGCATCGCGCATTCCGAACGCACGCCCGACGTGCAGCGCCGCGACGGCCAGAAGATGCTGGGCCTGCAGAGCTGGATCGCGCTGCCGGCGGGTTCGGAAGAGATCGCGCCGTCGTTCCAGCACTATGCCGCCGAAGCGCTGCCGACCGTGAAGGAGAGCGGCTTCACCGCGCGCATCATCGCCGGCAATGGCTTTGGCGTGAAATCGCCGGTCAGCATGGTGTCGCCGTGGTTCTATGCCGAAGTGACGGCGCAGGCCGAAACCAGCGTACCGCTCGATCCTGACCATGAGGAGCGCGCGATCTATCTGGTCGATGGCGAGGTCGAGATTGCAGGCGAGCGCTATGAGGGGCCGCGCCTCCTGATATTCCGGCCGGGCGACCGCATCACCGTGAAAGCCGTGCGGCCGACACGGATGATGTTCCTGGGCGGCGACGCGCTGGAGGGGCCGCGGCATATCTGGTGGAATTTCGTCTCCTCCAGCAAGGAGCGAATCGAGCAGGCCAAACAGGACTGGAAAACCGGCCGGTTTGCGGCTGTCCCGCAGGAACATGAGTTCATTCCGCTGCCGGAGTGAGCTATTGCTGCGTTTTCCAATTTGCGCCCTCGCGCCTACGCGAGGACGCCTGACCGAAAGCCCGACCTGATGAACGCGATGCTCGCCAGCGATTTGCCCCTGCCACGGATCGGCCGCGGCAAGGTGCGCGATATCTATGCCGTCGGCGACGACCGCGTGCTGCTGCTCACCACCGACCGCATCAGCGCGTTCGACGTCGTGATGGCCGAGACCATCCCGATGAAGGGCACCGTGCTGACCCAGATCAGCGCGTGGTGGTTCCGGCAGCTCGAAGGCGTGGTGCCGCATCACATGATCAGCGCCGATGCCGACGAGATCATCCG includes these proteins:
- a CDS encoding serine hydrolase; protein product: MKRRNLILILASTTALSVLALTAARARDVPKVATGFVANVVCTETFASGLDPARVFAETTSVMPGVGLISWALDYRVDRARKDVTVTLFGLGRSHAVYRGEGLGCYLDHGGAVADISVPAPDAKAALLPDIAGPSIVAPQTPQLATALDRAFAEPDKSTPRHTRAIVVMKDGRVVAERYADGISIDTPLLGFSATKSVISALAGILVRKGALNLHEPVPIVTWQGTGDPRRAITLDHLIRHTAGLALGSSLQASLASALEPVNRMKFMEPDMAAYAESMPLESTPGTAWNYHDGNTVILSHVIRQASGGSASKMMRFARQELFDPLGMHNVTLEFDASGNAEGSSQLLASARDWGRFGQLYLNDGTAGGKRILPEGWVKYSATPTLNAWVGQGAGFWTNLGDSFGATYRTERGWPRDAFFAKGTVGQYVIIVPSERLVIVRLGRSPNWPPQADGVFDLVRDVVAATGSKGKLAVSN
- a CDS encoding helix-turn-helix domain-containing protein, encoding MSLFALDLALRAGTVALLLVLSASLLRDFRNVVTGRLAIALALGSAAHAVTSGIGATTPISVAHAPLIALSTGNVVVLWLFTRALFDDSIKLRWWHALIWAAVAAFSFVNCMWIAPSGNARISIIAINVLALGFILLAVGQTLASWSADLVEGRRRARVFIVGAAALYGCMNAISQIAISSNGASDVANAINSAVLVLIVAAISYAMMRVDGAELFAAPAANVASEAVAAQEQGTADQKLVGALMRLMADERIYRHDNVSIGTLATKLSIPEYRLRRLINQRLGYRNFNVFLNEHRIAEAKAALADPSQAEVPVITIAMDAGFQSLGPFNRAFKATTGVTPTEYRRLKATAA
- a CDS encoding GNAT family N-acetyltransferase, producing MPSLKKGATLPQPDWPGIETERLILRQWRASDVTANTMMLGDPLSARFITADRKPVTEPMAGWRNAAIMAGHWVLHGFGMFVVEEKASGTFVGRVGPFYPPVWPGFEVGWGVATEFRGKGYAVEAARAAIDWSFATFELDRIIHCIDRENTASQAVARRLGAQPEGETMLLSHAVELWVTRRETWSSQN
- a CDS encoding pirin family protein, whose protein sequence is MSWQPSNDPVLGDPKTCDALELIIVPRTRDLGDGFAVRRALPHGKRQMVGPFIFFDHFGPMQFIAGKGMDVRPHPHIGLATVTYLFDGSIMHRDSEGNIQEIQPGAMNLMTAGRGIAHSERTPDVQRRDGQKMLGLQSWIALPAGSEEIAPSFQHYAAEALPTVKESGFTARIIAGNGFGVKSPVSMVSPWFYAEVTAQAETSVPLDPDHEERAIYLVDGEVEIAGERYEGPRLLIFRPGDRITVKAVRPTRMMFLGGDALEGPRHIWWNFVSSSKERIEQAKQDWKTGRFAAVPQEHEFIPLPE